In Spirosoma sp. KUDC1026, the sequence AAAAGTAGGTTATTTTGTCTACAATCAGTTCGTTACCGGACCAAGTGGCCCTAATGACCGTACGTACGATACGCAGGTTGATAACGTCTTCGCAAAATTCAAAGCGCAGGGCGTTACGGATCTGATTTTAGATTTTCGGTACAATCCTGGTGGATACGTATCATCGGCGCAAAATCTGGCCAGCCTGATTGGTAAAGGTATTGATGCCTCGAAAATATTTTATCGGCAGGAATACAACAAACAGCTCACCGAGTATTATCAGACCCAAAAAGCCAATGCGTTCAACGGCTATTTTGTGCAGAAAGCATCAAACATTGGTAATAGTCTGAATAACTTGATTGTTCTGACCACCAACGGCACAGCCTCGGCCAGTGAACTGGTTATTAATGGGCTGAAACCATACATGCCGGTTACGATTATTGGTACGACAACCTATGGTAAGAATGTTGGCTCCTTCACGATTTCTGACGACAAAGGCAGATACAAATGGGGGATGCAGCCCATTGTGACCAAGTCGTTCAATTCGCTGAATCAATCGGATTATTCAACCGGTTTTACACCAACGATTGAGGTGAAAGAATACACGAACGAAGTCTGGCGGCAGTTGGGCGATACGCGGGAAACCATGCTTAGCACAGCCCTGGCCCAAATTTCTGGTTCGGCGCGGGTAGTTACCCAATCAACAGCGCCTACCTATGAGGTAAGTTCTTCCATCGAACGGAAAGCGGGCGGCAGCAACATGTTCTTCAACGGACAGCTACCTGTTCTTCCCTAAGCAAAGCATACATGTTATGTGCGAAAGACGGCTTAAAAGGCCGTCTTTCGTTTTTTGAGGAATTACTTCAACCGCATCGGCAATCCCGACACCATAAAAATAGCCTCGTCGGCTACGCTGGCTACGTATTGATTAGCCCAGCCCTGCAAGTCGGTGAATTTCCGGCCAAGCTCCGTATCGGCATGCAGACCCATCCCGATCTCATTGGAGATAATCAGGAACGTAGCAGGTATCTCCCGAAGTTTATCCAGATCTGCTTTGAAGGCTGCGAGTGTCTGGTCGATGTCGTTCTGATTCGCCATAAACAGATTGGTCAGCCAGAGCGTTACGCAGTCAATCACAACGACACGGTCAGCCAGCGGCAGCTGGTGCAAATCCAGTTCTGACTCGTGAGTTGTCCACTCCGGCCCCCGCTCGTTGCGATGGCGCTGCACCCGCTGGCCAAAATCATCATCCCAAATCCGGGCCGTGGCCACATATACCGGCGAATCGCTAAGCTGACGGGCACGCTCCTGCGCAAACCGGCTTTTACCGCTTCGCGCTCCCCCCGTTACGTAAATAATCATACTCCTCGGGTAAATCCTCGTTTGTTGTATTACCTGATATAACCGGTCCTTTCAGCCTTTGCAGAAAAGCCAGCACCTGTTCGACACTATTGAATTGACGCGTTTCGCCTACATGCCTACATGTCCAGTAGGGCGTATCACCTACCCGAATCGCGTCAATCGTGCAAGTAGCCGTAGCGGTTTGATTGACTTGAAAATCCTCACGTTGCAGTGCCCGCCGAGTCCAGAAAACTAATCCAGCGTCGCCGGTTACGGTAACCGACGGGCCGACGCTGTCGGCGTGAATGGTGAACGAGCCAGTTTCCTGATCGAAATAGAATCCGGCGTGGGCATCGTGACGGGCAAAGGTAGCCTCAAACGTACCGTCCAGCACCAGATCTTCCGGCGTCCCAGTAGCCAGCTTACCACCGGGGGCAAGTAACCAGAGCCGGTCAGCAGCCTGTAATGCCAGGTCCAGTTCATGCGTCGACAGAAGAATGGCCTTACCCGTCTGGCGGGTGAGCTGGTGTAGTAACCGCATCATCTCAACTCGGTTGGGCAGGTCCAGATGGGCGGTGGGTTCGTCCAGCAGAATGAGATCCGTATCCTGCGCAAGGGCCCGGGCCAGCATCACTTTCTGCCGTTCACCATCGCTTAGTTGATCCACTCGCCGATCCTGGTATTGCAACGTATTGGTCATGCGCAGAGCCGTTTCTACTTTCTCCAGATCCTCAGCGGTGCTACGTCCCAGCCAGCCGGTATAAGGTGTCCGGCCCAGGGTTACCAGCTCCCGCACCCGTAGATTTCCCGCGTCAACCCGCTCGGCCAAAACCAGGCTCATGTTGCGGGCCAGTTGCGCCGGGGCTACGTCATTCAGCTCCTGCCCGGCCAGTTTTGCCACCCCACCGAGTCGGGGCTGAAGCCCAGCCAGCGTGCGCATCAGGGTTGATTTCCCGGCTCCGTTCGGCCCCAGCAGGCAGACCAGCTGCCCCGGCCATACATCCAGCGTGAGCGATTCAGCCACTACGCGTCCGGCCTGTTTACGACTACTATACCCGATTGTAAGATTACGGGCTGTCAGGATTGGTTGTGATTCGTTCATGCGAAGGCCGCCCGCAGGTTCGTTTGACGCACAATGATCCAGATCACGACGGGGGCACCCAGCAGCGACGTAACGACGTTGATGGGTAGTACCGACTGCGTACCAGGTAACTGAGCCAGGCTGTCGCAAAGGAGCATCAGTACCGTTCCGATCAGGCAGGTCGCCGGAATCAGAAGCCGATGATTGGCACTATCAAACAACGAACGGGTCAGGTGTGGTACCGCTATCCCAACAAACCCGATTGGCCCGCAAAAAGCGGTAATGCTGCCCGTTAGCAAACTCGTACTGATCAGGATAAATAGTCGGCTCCGGCCAACGTGGAGGCCCATACTCCGGGCGTAGTTTTCGCCCAGGAGCAAAACGTTCAGCGATTTGGACGAGGCAAAAGCCAGGACAAGTCCGGTCAAAACAGTACCGCCCAGCACCAGCAAGTGACTGTCGACAACGCCCCCCAGCGAACCAAACGTCCACATCAGGTATTCCTGCAACTGTTCGGGCTGGCTGAAATACTGCCAGATGCTAACGACCGACAACGTAATGGTTCCTACCATAACCCCCACAATGAGCAGCACCACATTGTCGCGCAGCCGCCCACCGATGGTCAGTACCAGCAGCAACACCAGCGCCGAACCCAGCGACGCCATCAGCACCAGCAGCCAGCTTCCCGAAATACCAAGTTGACGAATGGCGTACAGGCTGGCGCTGCTTCCACCCCCGAGCATCACCGCAGCCACGCCCAGCCCTGCCCCCGCCGTAATACCCAGCTCCGAGGGCCCGGCCAGGGGGTTTCGGAACAGCGCCTGCATCTGCAAGCCGCTCACCGACAGGCCACAGCCCACAACGACGGCAGTGACAGCTTTAGGCAGTCGTATTTTCTGGATAATATAGAGCCAGGCCGTGTTTTCCGATCCCTGGCCCAGCACAATTTGGGTAACGTCTTTTAAAGGAATCGATACGGCTCCTATTGCAATATCCAGTAAGAAACAGAAGAACGCCAGAATAAACAGCCCAGGCAACAAAAATTGGCGCCAGGTGGGTTGTATAGGTAGTTCCGTCCGTTCAGTCGGGATAACGGGTATGTTCATGTAAATGATCTTGACAATTTGCCAACCATTTGCTGGTCAATTTACGTTAACTTACTAGTAACGTTCACTGGTAAAAGTATAGGCAAAAGTACGACAATATAGAGCCGTAGATTCGATACCCGGCAATCTGGCTGATGCCGACAAGGAACAGGGGCAGGGCTGCTCATCTCTATGTTTGTGCGTTTGTATGCGTATCTTTAACCAGCTAAGTATCCAACACGATGTACGAAAAGAATATAGGCACGAAGCAAAAAGCACTACGTATTAATCTGGATCGCCGGATTTATGGCTCCTTCGCCGAGATCGGTGCGGGCCAGGAAACGGCCGCTATGTTTTTTAAAGCCGGCGGTTCGTCGGGTACCATCGCTAAAACCATGTCGGCCTATGACATGACCTTTAGTGACTCCATTTACGGGGTCGAAGAGAGTGGACGCTACGTTGTCGAGTCTCGGCTCGTTAAAATGCTGAGCAAAGAATATAGCCTGCTGGAAAAGCGACTTGCCGAAAAACGTGGTTCCGAAACCACGTTTTTTGCATTTGCGAATACGGTGGTCGCGCTGAACTATCAAAAAACCAACGACGCCCACGGCTGGATCGGCTGCCGGTTTCAGCTCTCTCCTCAGTCAGGTTACAACGACGTCATCATCCACGTCAGAATGCTGGATAACGAAAACGTTGTGCAGCAGCAGGCACTGGGGATTATTGGCGTCAATCTGATCTACGGCGCTTTCTATTACGCCAAATCGCCCGAAACGCTGGTTCTCTCGCTTATGGATGACTTGACGCCGGATCGTATTCAGATCGACATGATCCGGTTCAGCGGCCCTGATTTTGCGGACGTCGACAACCGGCTGATGAGCCTGCACCTGGTTCGCAATGGCTTTACGGATGCGGCCCTGTTTGGCCCCGACGGGCAGGTGCTGCAGCCCTCGGAAGCGCTGTACAAGAAAAACATTCTGGTGATGCGCGGACGGCTGCGGCCGGTTACGAACGTCCAGATGGATATGATCGAAAACGGCGTCAAACAGTTCAAGGCCGAGCATGATGTCGACGAAAACCGGGTCGTATCCATTGCCGAGCTCACCCTGCACAACCTCAAATCGAGCGATCAGAGTATCGACGAAAAGGACTTCCTGGACCGGGTAGATATTCTCTGCTCCATGGGCCAGACCGTAATGATTTCCAACTATCTGGAATACTACAAACTGGTGGCCTACCTGGCCCGACTAACGCGGCTCAAGATCGGGCTCGTTGTTGGGATTCCGAATTTGGAATACATTTTCGAAGAAGACCACTACGAATTTCTGCCGGGGGGCATTCTGGAATCATTTGCTACGTTGTTCAGCCGAAAGGTCAAACTGTTTGTTTACCCAACCCTGCGCAACGACGCGGTTTATACCTGCAACGAATTTGAGCTTTCCCCCACAATGGAACCGCTGTTCCAGTACCTGGTGCGGAACGACAAAATCGAGGATATCACCGATTACAACGAGGAAAATCTTCACATCTCTACCGACCGGGTGCTGGAAATGATTCAGCAGGGCGAAGATGGCTGGGAACAGATGGTACCCGAACGGGTCGCCCAGCGAATTAAGGATTACTGTCTCTTTGGCTACCCCTGCGAAGTCGACTACGTCCCCATCGGGCAGCAGGTTCGGCAAAAACAGGAAGAGCAACTGACACCCGACTCTCAATAAAAAAGGTCCGCTGTTCGAACAGCGGACCTTTTTTATTGCAGCAGTAAAGAACGACTAGTTCGTAGTGCTGGTCATGGTCGTCGACGTAGCCGACGTTGACGCAGCCGATGTTGACATTGGCATCGAAGCAGAATCAGACGACATCATCGTCGACGAAGAATCCGTCGTCATGGTCGAATCGGCCATCATCGTCGTGGTCGAATCCCCTGGAACGGTCGTGGTTGATTCCGAAGATTTGTTCGAAGAGCAAGCCGTCGTCATAGCAACAACCGACATCGTAAACAGAGCAGATTTGATAAGCGATTTCATTATTCTGGTTGATTTTAAAGTTCTTGGACCTAAGTTTCCTCGTTAATACCTAAAATTCGGAAAGGTAACCCACTAAATACATCAGGTTTAGCGCATTAGCCTTACAAATTCTACCACTACCGTAATGATCCGGCCGGGTTATTACGGTAGTAACCAGGAGAGAAAAAGATACCGCCCCCGCATCGGCCCTTGGACTTCAGATCACCAGCCTGATTTCGTTGCTGGTTAGCAGCCTGATTACTCTTATGCGGCATCAGGTGCGGGGTGGGCGAGAGTTTCAGAAGCCCGGCGGGTCATACACAACAACGCTGGTTTTACTTACACGGTCCTGTAGTCCTGTTTACACTTAGTTTTTCCGGAATTGCCAGCGCAGGCCACCCATCGCCCAGCGACCAGGCATCTGTGCACCGAGAATATCGGCGTATTGCTCGTTAAAGAGGTTCTGGACTTGTGCCGTTACGTATACATTGGCCAGCACGGCAAATTCAGCTCTCGCGTTAAATACTTTGTAGTTGGCCGTCAGCTGCCGGTTGATGGCTTCCACAGCCGCCTGATTCCGGACTTTGTACTGCCCCGTCAGACCGAGGTTAAACCGGCCAGCGGTTAGTACCAGGCTACTGTTTACCTGATGACGCGCAAAGCTGGCCAGGTACTGAGAAACAACCGGACTGGCCGTATTCAGGAGCGTGTACCCCCCAATAAAGTCGATTGTTGACTTGTCACTCAGTTGTTTTTTGATCCAGAGTTCAACCTCAATACCGCGCGTCTGCACACTAAACAGATTCTGCGCGAGTCGGTACATCCGGTCGGCAGCTACGTTGGTCAGACCCGTCTGCCGAATTACGTCGGCCCCCGATACACTTACGTA encodes:
- a CDS encoding S41 family peptidase, coding for MNTFHVGRSLLLTLITGSVLVTSCKKEADTITPAATATVPTSTTTAGVNDWILGNMQYYYYWSDKIPANPDKSLSPDKFFSSLLYTYNATTNPTGDRFSWIQESADDLKASLSGVSKTDGLEFKLYLRSSTGDDIVGKVLYVLKGSPAEKAGLARGDIFYQVNGQTLTRANYYDLVYGASDTKTYTLAKIDGTSIVNTTTTKQTTPIVFQANPVYLDSVYTVGSKKVGYFVYNQFVTGPSGPNDRTYDTQVDNVFAKFKAQGVTDLILDFRYNPGGYVSSAQNLASLIGKGIDASKIFYRQEYNKQLTEYYQTQKANAFNGYFVQKASNIGNSLNNLIVLTTNGTASASELVINGLKPYMPVTIIGTTTYGKNVGSFTISDDKGRYKWGMQPIVTKSFNSLNQSDYSTGFTPTIEVKEYTNEVWRQLGDTRETMLSTALAQISGSARVVTQSTAPTYEVSSSIERKAGGSNMFFNGQLPVLP
- the cobU gene encoding bifunctional adenosylcobinamide kinase/adenosylcobinamide-phosphate guanylyltransferase; this translates as MIIYVTGGARSGKSRFAQERARQLSDSPVYVATARIWDDDFGQRVQRHRNERGPEWTTHESELDLHQLPLADRVVVIDCVTLWLTNLFMANQNDIDQTLAAFKADLDKLREIPATFLIISNEIGMGLHADTELGRKFTDLQGWANQYVASVADEAIFMVSGLPMRLK
- a CDS encoding ABC transporter ATP-binding protein, which gives rise to MNESQPILTARNLTIGYSSRKQAGRVVAESLTLDVWPGQLVCLLGPNGAGKSTLMRTLAGLQPRLGGVAKLAGQELNDVAPAQLARNMSLVLAERVDAGNLRVRELVTLGRTPYTGWLGRSTAEDLEKVETALRMTNTLQYQDRRVDQLSDGERQKVMLARALAQDTDLILLDEPTAHLDLPNRVEMMRLLHQLTRQTGKAILLSTHELDLALQAADRLWLLAPGGKLATGTPEDLVLDGTFEATFARHDAHAGFYFDQETGSFTIHADSVGPSVTVTGDAGLVFWTRRALQREDFQVNQTATATCTIDAIRVGDTPYWTCRHVGETRQFNSVEQVLAFLQRLKGPVISGNTTNEDLPEEYDYLRNGGSAKR
- a CDS encoding FecCD family ABC transporter permease, which produces MNIPVIPTERTELPIQPTWRQFLLPGLFILAFFCFLLDIAIGAVSIPLKDVTQIVLGQGSENTAWLYIIQKIRLPKAVTAVVVGCGLSVSGLQMQALFRNPLAGPSELGITAGAGLGVAAVMLGGGSSASLYAIRQLGISGSWLLVLMASLGSALVLLLVLTIGGRLRDNVVLLIVGVMVGTITLSVVSIWQYFSQPEQLQEYLMWTFGSLGGVVDSHLLVLGGTVLTGLVLAFASSKSLNVLLLGENYARSMGLHVGRSRLFILISTSLLTGSITAFCGPIGFVGIAVPHLTRSLFDSANHRLLIPATCLIGTVLMLLCDSLAQLPGTQSVLPINVVTSLLGAPVVIWIIVRQTNLRAAFA
- a CDS encoding TonB-dependent receptor, which gives rise to MYEKNIGTKQKALRINLDRRIYGSFAEIGAGQETAAMFFKAGGSSGTIAKTMSAYDMTFSDSIYGVEESGRYVVESRLVKMLSKEYSLLEKRLAEKRGSETTFFAFANTVVALNYQKTNDAHGWIGCRFQLSPQSGYNDVIIHVRMLDNENVVQQQALGIIGVNLIYGAFYYAKSPETLVLSLMDDLTPDRIQIDMIRFSGPDFADVDNRLMSLHLVRNGFTDAALFGPDGQVLQPSEALYKKNILVMRGRLRPVTNVQMDMIENGVKQFKAEHDVDENRVVSIAELTLHNLKSSDQSIDEKDFLDRVDILCSMGQTVMISNYLEYYKLVAYLARLTRLKIGLVVGIPNLEYIFEEDHYEFLPGGILESFATLFSRKVKLFVYPTLRNDAVYTCNEFELSPTMEPLFQYLVRNDKIEDITDYNEENLHISTDRVLEMIQQGEDGWEQMVPERVAQRIKDYCLFGYPCEVDYVPIGQQVRQKQEEQLTPDSQ